In Stenotrophomonas sp. ASS1, the following proteins share a genomic window:
- a CDS encoding response regulator transcription factor, whose protein sequence is MSLHHSTLGLLVDDDELYLRTLQRSLARKGLETQTAQDAASALALARQHPPAFALIDLKLGSDSGLALIQPLRALRADMRILLVTGYASIATAVEAIKLGADDYLPKPATVPMILRALGEEDDGPADDGEMEVPDAMTPISRLQWEHIQQAMHETGGNVSAAARLLGMHRRSLQRKLAKRPSPERDPSR, encoded by the coding sequence ATGAGCCTTCATCACTCCACCCTGGGCCTGCTGGTCGACGACGACGAGCTGTACCTGCGCACCCTGCAGCGCAGCCTGGCCCGCAAGGGGCTTGAAACGCAGACCGCACAGGATGCCGCCAGTGCGCTGGCGCTGGCCCGCCAGCATCCGCCGGCGTTCGCGCTGATCGACCTGAAGCTGGGCAGCGATTCCGGCCTGGCACTGATCCAGCCGCTGCGTGCCCTGCGCGCGGACATGCGCATCCTGCTGGTGACCGGCTACGCGAGCATCGCCACCGCCGTGGAGGCGATCAAGCTCGGTGCCGACGACTACCTGCCGAAGCCGGCCACGGTGCCGATGATCCTGCGCGCGCTCGGCGAGGAAGACGACGGCCCGGCCGACGATGGTGAAATGGAAGTACCTGATGCGATGACGCCGATCAGCCGCCTGCAGTGGGAACACATCCAGCAGGCGATGCACGAGACCGGCGGCAACGTGTCCGCAGCCGCCCGCCTGCTCGGCATGCACCGGCGTTCGCTGCAGCGCAAGCTGGCCAAGCGGCCAAGCCCGGAACGCGATCCCAGCCGTTGA
- a CDS encoding ATP-binding protein — MTGPDAPFLRTLCSLRWLAVGGQAATILVATWVLGLPLPQLPLWAGVAVLTLFNIYTQLRPEAADTAPLTAFGHILVDVIILTWMVGWSGGMANPFSSLFLILIALAAFALPLRWALAVALACLLGYAASGIFGQSLPDGYFRAQDLNRWGVVANFLISAAVVLTFSTRLALALRQRELELSALRERFARNEGIVALATHAASVAHELNTPLATMTLLADDVAERSEEPEVREDMETLRELLVQCRERVLALAAPASADAPGRSHSSAQQVLEQWRLVRPTIDLHRNDDAPLRLPLDPGVGHLLMVLLNNAADAGEQAGRPRVDLDLRIEGDDLIGEVRDYGHGFDARAAVLPGKLFGSSKSEGMGVGLALSHATIERLDGEMWMRPAQGAGSRVGFRLPLTPREDTP, encoded by the coding sequence ATGACCGGTCCCGACGCCCCGTTTCTCCGAACCCTGTGCAGCCTGCGCTGGCTTGCCGTAGGTGGCCAGGCCGCCACCATCCTGGTTGCCACCTGGGTGCTGGGCCTGCCGTTGCCGCAACTGCCATTGTGGGCGGGCGTGGCCGTGCTGACCCTGTTCAACATCTACACCCAGCTGCGCCCGGAGGCGGCCGACACCGCGCCACTGACCGCGTTCGGCCACATTCTGGTGGACGTGATCATCCTGACCTGGATGGTGGGCTGGAGTGGCGGCATGGCCAACCCGTTCAGTTCGCTGTTCCTGATCCTGATCGCGCTCGCCGCGTTCGCCCTGCCCCTGCGCTGGGCACTGGCGGTGGCGCTGGCCTGCCTGCTCGGCTACGCCGCCAGCGGCATCTTCGGCCAGTCGCTGCCGGATGGCTATTTCCGCGCCCAGGACCTCAACCGCTGGGGCGTGGTCGCCAATTTCCTGATTTCCGCAGCGGTCGTGCTGACCTTTTCCACCCGCCTGGCACTGGCGCTGCGCCAGCGCGAACTGGAACTGTCGGCCCTGCGCGAACGCTTCGCCCGCAACGAGGGCATCGTCGCCCTGGCCACCCATGCCGCCTCGGTGGCGCATGAGCTGAACACGCCGCTGGCGACCATGACCCTGCTCGCCGATGACGTCGCCGAGCGTAGCGAAGAGCCCGAAGTACGCGAAGACATGGAAACCCTGCGCGAGCTGCTGGTGCAGTGCCGCGAGCGCGTGCTGGCGCTGGCCGCACCGGCCTCGGCCGATGCACCGGGTCGCAGCCACTCCAGCGCCCAGCAGGTACTGGAACAGTGGCGCCTGGTGCGGCCGACCATCGACCTGCATCGCAATGACGATGCGCCGCTGCGGCTGCCACTCGACCCGGGCGTGGGCCATCTGCTGATGGTCCTGCTCAACAATGCCGCCGATGCCGGCGAGCAGGCCGGCCGGCCGCGCGTGGACCTGGACCTGCGCATCGAAGGCGACGACCTGATCGGCGAAGTCCGCGACTACGGCCACGGCTTCGACGCCCGTGCTGCGGTGCTGCCGGGCAAGCTGTTCGGCAGCAGCAAAAGCGAGGGCATGGGCGTCGGCCTGGCCCTGTCCCATGCCACCATCGAACGCCTCGACGGCGAGATGTGGATGCGCCCGGCCCAGGGGGCCGGCAGCCGCGTCGGCTTCCGCCTGCCGCTGACCCCACGTGAGGACACCCCATGA
- the ispG gene encoding flavodoxin-dependent (E)-4-hydroxy-3-methylbut-2-enyl-diphosphate synthase yields the protein MHDAVTRPTPPSDATAWPRRQTHAVQIGGVTVGGGKPVVVQSMTNTDTSDVASSVKQVAELWRAGSEMVRLTVNTVEAAAAIPRIVDKLAMMGIDVPLIGDFHYNGHQLLTAEPACAEALAKYRINPGNVGFGKKKDLQFAQLIEFAIRYNKPVRIGANWGSLDQALAAKLMDENNLREQPWDAGRVLREALIRSALDSAEQAVELGLPRDRIVLSAKVSGVQELIAVYRDLAQRSDFALHLGLTEAGIGSKGIVASSAALSVLLQEGIGDTIRISLTPEPGQSRTQEVIVAQELLQTTGQRAFTPLVTACPGCGRTTSEFFQELAKVVQNHVREKMPLWKIHHPGAENMTLAVMGCIVNGPGESRHANIGISLPGTGETPAAPVFVDGEKKVTLRGDNIAQEFVALIDDYVEHKYVRSAG from the coding sequence ATGCACGACGCCGTTACCCGCCCGACGCCCCCTTCCGATGCCACTGCCTGGCCCCGCCGCCAGACCCATGCCGTCCAGATCGGCGGGGTCACCGTAGGCGGAGGCAAGCCGGTCGTGGTGCAGTCGATGACCAACACCGATACCTCCGACGTGGCCTCCAGCGTGAAGCAGGTGGCCGAGTTGTGGCGTGCGGGTTCGGAAATGGTGCGGCTGACCGTCAATACCGTGGAAGCGGCTGCGGCGATCCCGCGCATTGTCGACAAGCTGGCGATGATGGGCATCGACGTGCCGCTGATCGGTGACTTCCATTACAACGGCCATCAGCTGCTGACCGCCGAACCGGCCTGTGCCGAAGCACTGGCCAAGTACCGCATCAACCCGGGCAACGTCGGCTTCGGCAAGAAGAAGGATCTGCAGTTCGCCCAGTTGATCGAGTTCGCGATCCGCTACAACAAGCCGGTGCGCATCGGCGCCAACTGGGGCTCGCTGGACCAGGCCCTGGCGGCGAAGCTGATGGACGAGAACAACCTGCGTGAGCAGCCCTGGGACGCCGGCCGCGTGCTGCGCGAGGCGCTGATCCGCTCGGCGCTGGATTCGGCAGAGCAGGCGGTGGAGCTCGGCCTGCCGCGCGACCGCATCGTGCTGTCGGCCAAGGTCAGTGGCGTGCAGGAGCTGATCGCGGTGTACCGCGACCTGGCCCAGCGCTCGGATTTCGCCCTGCACCTGGGCCTGACCGAGGCCGGAATCGGCAGCAAGGGCATCGTCGCCTCGTCCGCGGCGCTGAGCGTGCTGCTGCAGGAGGGCATCGGTGACACCATCCGCATCTCGCTGACCCCGGAACCGGGCCAGTCGCGTACGCAGGAAGTGATCGTCGCCCAGGAGCTGCTGCAGACCACCGGCCAGCGCGCCTTCACGCCGCTGGTCACGGCCTGCCCGGGCTGCGGCCGCACCACCTCCGAGTTCTTCCAGGAGCTGGCCAAGGTGGTACAGAACCACGTGCGCGAGAAGATGCCGCTGTGGAAGATCCACCACCCGGGTGCGGAGAACATGACCCTGGCGGTGATGGGCTGCATCGTCAACGGACCGGGTGAGTCGCGCCATGCCAATATCGGCATCTCGCTGCCCGGCACGGGTGAAACGCCTGCAGCGCCGGTGTTCGTCGATGGCGAAAAGAAGGTGACCCTGCGTGGCGACAACATCGCCCAGGAATTCGTCGCCCTGATCGACGATTACGTCGAACACAAGTATGTCCGAAGCGCCGGATAA
- a CDS encoding phosphatase PAP2 family protein produces MSEAPDKPAILAAPESASGFRHWMARNAWRLVLLFGGVLLPLAGFVALADEVHEFESFHFDAPLLWQMHGLHSPLLDRFFVLISRLGYEWFLIPADVLIIGVLLGYRRWREATFVAVSFVGSALLNMGSKHFFQRQRPSLWESIAPESTFSFPSGHAMGSMTLAVTLVLLAWNTRWRWPVLLLAPAFSLLVSVSRVYLGVHYPSDILAGWCAALVWVVGCYLVMFSRRHPWRRHGSPPAKASEASSQGD; encoded by the coding sequence ATGTCCGAAGCGCCGGATAAGCCTGCGATCCTCGCTGCACCGGAGTCCGCCTCCGGCTTCCGCCACTGGATGGCGCGCAATGCCTGGCGCCTGGTCCTGCTGTTCGGTGGCGTGCTGCTGCCGCTGGCCGGCTTCGTCGCCCTGGCTGACGAGGTGCACGAGTTTGAATCGTTCCATTTCGATGCGCCGCTGCTGTGGCAGATGCATGGCCTGCATTCGCCGCTGCTGGACCGCTTCTTCGTGCTCATTTCCAGACTGGGCTACGAATGGTTCCTGATCCCGGCCGACGTGCTGATCATCGGCGTGCTGCTGGGCTACCGGCGTTGGCGCGAGGCGACCTTCGTGGCGGTCAGCTTCGTCGGCTCGGCGCTGCTGAACATGGGCAGCAAGCACTTCTTCCAGCGCCAGCGCCCCAGCCTGTGGGAATCGATCGCGCCGGAATCGACGTTCAGCTTCCCCAGCGGCCATGCGATGGGCTCGATGACCCTGGCAGTGACCCTGGTACTGCTGGCCTGGAACACCCGCTGGCGCTGGCCGGTGCTGCTGCTGGCACCGGCATTCAGCCTGCTGGTCAGCGTGTCCCGGGTCTACCTGGGGGTGCATTACCCCTCCGATATCCTGGCCGGATGGTGTGCCGCGCTGGTTTGGGTGGTAGGGTGCTATCTGGTCATGTTCAGTCGCCGGCACCCATGGCGACGTCACGGCTCGCCGCCAGCGAAGGCCAGCGAAGCATCATCACAGGGGGATTGA
- a CDS encoding response regulator encodes MTIRVYLVDDHALVRTGMKMILSGETDIEVVGEAETGEDALREVRQLLPDVVLCDLHLPGVSGMEVTERIVRSHRNTRVVIVSVLEDGPLPKRLLEAGAAGYIGKGCDAQELLRAVRDVAGGRRYLGTSIAQNLALSTVEGNGSPFDSLSPRELEVALLLTQGLRQEDIARRLSLSAKTVNTHKARLFEKMGIHDNIALARMASQYGLVDPARPL; translated from the coding sequence ATGACGATTCGAGTCTACCTGGTGGATGACCACGCGCTGGTCCGCACCGGGATGAAGATGATTCTGTCGGGGGAAACCGACATCGAGGTGGTGGGCGAAGCCGAGACCGGCGAAGACGCGCTGCGTGAAGTCCGCCAGCTGCTGCCCGATGTGGTGCTGTGTGACCTGCACCTGCCGGGTGTGAGCGGCATGGAAGTGACCGAGCGCATCGTGCGCAGCCACCGCAATACCCGCGTGGTGATCGTGTCGGTGCTGGAAGATGGCCCGCTGCCGAAGCGGCTGCTCGAGGCTGGCGCCGCCGGTTACATCGGCAAGGGCTGCGATGCGCAGGAGCTGTTGCGCGCGGTGCGTGACGTGGCCGGCGGCCGCCGTTACCTGGGCACCAGCATCGCGCAGAACCTGGCGCTGTCGACGGTGGAAGGCAACGGTTCGCCGTTCGACAGCCTGTCCCCGCGCGAGCTGGAGGTGGCGTTGCTGCTGACCCAGGGCCTGCGCCAGGAAGACATCGCGCGGCGGCTGAGCCTGAGTGCGAAGACGGTGAACACGCACAAGGCGCGGTTGTTCGAGAAGATGGGGATCCACGACAACATCGCGTTGGCGCGGATGGCCAGCCAGTACGGGCTGGTGGATCCGGCACGGCCGCTGTAA
- a CDS encoding bifunctional 4-hydroxy-2-oxoglutarate aldolase/2-dehydro-3-deoxy-phosphogluconate aldolase, translated as MGIEQHQVKAAELLRAAGILPVVTIHTLDQARAVSAALLEGGLPAIELTLRTPVAMEALAMLKRELPDVVVGAGTVLTVEQMQQSIDAGADFLVTPGTPPALADALAAAPLPVVPGAATPTELLSLYARGFRVCKLFPATAVGGLAMIKGLAGPVADLKLCPTGGITENTAAEYLEQKNVVCIGGSWMVPGNWIANGEWDKVRASAADAAKIIKRVRGH; from the coding sequence ATGGGTATCGAACAACATCAGGTGAAGGCGGCGGAGCTGTTGCGTGCGGCGGGCATCCTGCCGGTGGTGACGATTCATACGCTGGACCAGGCGCGTGCGGTCAGCGCGGCGCTGCTGGAAGGTGGCTTGCCGGCCATCGAGCTGACCCTGCGTACGCCAGTGGCAATGGAAGCGCTGGCGATGCTCAAGCGTGAGCTGCCGGACGTGGTGGTGGGTGCCGGTACGGTGCTGACCGTGGAGCAGATGCAGCAGTCCATCGATGCGGGTGCGGATTTCCTGGTGACCCCGGGTACGCCGCCGGCGCTGGCTGATGCACTGGCCGCTGCGCCGCTGCCGGTGGTGCCGGGTGCGGCAACGCCGACCGAGCTGCTGTCGCTGTATGCGCGCGGCTTCCGCGTGTGCAAGCTGTTCCCGGCCACGGCCGTGGGCGGGCTGGCGATGATCAAGGGCCTGGCCGGCCCGGTTGCCGACCTCAAGCTGTGCCCGACCGGCGGCATCACCGAAAACACCGCCGCCGAGTACCTCGAGCAGAAGAACGTGGTCTGCATCGGTGGTTCGTGGATGGTGCCGGGCAACTGGATCGCCAACGGCGAATGGGACAAGGTGCGCGCCAGCGCCGCCGACGCCGCGAAGATCATCAAGCGCGTGCGCGGCCACTGA
- the edd gene encoding phosphogluconate dehydratase — protein MSLHPQLQAITERVIRRSAASRAAYLAAIDASLREGPFRSRLSCGNLAHGFAACGGTDKSRLRGGVTPNLGIITAYNDMLSAHQPFETYPEQIREIARELGATAQVAGGVPAMCDGVTQGRGGMELSLFSRDVIAQATAIGLSHDMFDTTVYLGVCDKIVPGLLIGALAFGHLPAVFVPAGPMTPGIPNKQKAEVRERYAAGEATREELLEAESASYHGAGTCTFYGTANSNQVLLEAMGVQLPGASFVNPGTPLRDALTREATERALDITALGDDFRPLGRIIDERAIINAVIALMATGGSTNHTIHWIAVARAAGIVLTWDDFDELSQLIPLLARVYPNGEADVNRFAAAGGPAFVFGELIKAGLMHGDLVSVARGGMADYAREPQLRDGKLVYLPGLERSADDEVVRGVDNPFEHQGGLRLLRGNLGKSLIKLSAVKPQYRTIEAPAVVVDAPQVLNKLHAGGLLPEHFVAVVRYQGPRANGMPELHSLAPLLGLLQNQGRRVALVTDGRLSGASGKIPAAIHVTPEAARGGPLAKVREGDMIRLDGEAGTLEVLVDAAEWAARPLAPNTAPAAHDLGRNLFAINRRVVGPADQGAISISCGPAAADGGPWEYDAEYELGHDAAAAAAPHEAKDA, from the coding sequence ATGAGCCTCCATCCGCAACTGCAAGCCATCACTGAGCGTGTCATCCGCCGCAGCGCCGCCTCGCGCGCCGCCTACCTGGCCGCGATCGACGCCTCCCTGCGTGAAGGCCCGTTCCGCAGCCGCCTGAGCTGCGGCAACCTCGCCCACGGGTTCGCCGCCTGCGGCGGCACCGACAAGAGCCGCCTACGCGGCGGCGTGACGCCGAACCTCGGCATCATCACCGCCTACAACGACATGCTGTCGGCGCACCAGCCGTTCGAGACCTATCCCGAGCAGATCCGCGAGATCGCCCGCGAGCTGGGCGCCACCGCACAGGTGGCCGGCGGCGTGCCGGCGATGTGCGACGGCGTCACCCAGGGCCGCGGCGGCATGGAACTGTCACTGTTCTCGCGCGATGTGATCGCGCAGGCCACCGCGATCGGGCTCAGCCACGATATGTTCGACACCACTGTCTACCTCGGTGTGTGCGACAAGATCGTGCCGGGCCTGCTGATCGGTGCGCTGGCCTTCGGCCATCTGCCGGCGGTGTTCGTGCCGGCCGGCCCGATGACCCCGGGCATCCCGAACAAGCAGAAGGCCGAAGTGCGCGAGCGCTATGCCGCTGGCGAAGCCACCCGCGAAGAACTGCTGGAAGCGGAGTCCGCGTCGTACCACGGCGCCGGCACCTGCACCTTCTACGGCACTGCCAATTCCAACCAGGTACTGCTGGAAGCGATGGGCGTGCAGTTGCCGGGCGCATCGTTCGTCAATCCAGGCACGCCGTTGCGCGACGCCCTCACCCGTGAAGCCACCGAGCGCGCGCTCGACATCACGGCACTCGGCGACGACTTCCGCCCGTTGGGCCGGATCATCGACGAGCGCGCGATCATCAACGCGGTCATCGCACTGATGGCCACCGGCGGTTCGACCAACCACACCATCCACTGGATCGCGGTGGCGCGTGCGGCCGGCATCGTGCTGACCTGGGACGACTTCGACGAGCTGTCACAGCTGATTCCGCTGCTGGCCCGCGTCTACCCGAACGGCGAAGCCGATGTAAACCGCTTCGCCGCAGCAGGCGGCCCGGCCTTCGTGTTCGGCGAACTGATCAAGGCCGGCCTGATGCACGGCGACCTGGTCAGCGTGGCGCGTGGCGGCATGGCCGACTACGCACGCGAACCGCAGCTGCGCGACGGCAAGCTGGTCTACCTGCCGGGCCTGGAACGCAGCGCCGATGACGAAGTGGTGCGTGGCGTCGACAATCCGTTCGAACACCAGGGTGGCCTGCGCCTGCTGCGCGGCAACCTCGGCAAGTCGCTGATCAAACTGTCGGCGGTGAAGCCGCAATACCGCACGATCGAAGCACCGGCGGTGGTGGTCGATGCGCCGCAGGTGTTGAACAAGCTGCATGCCGGCGGCCTGTTGCCCGAGCATTTCGTGGCGGTGGTGCGTTACCAGGGCCCGCGTGCGAACGGCATGCCGGAGCTGCATTCGCTGGCGCCGCTGCTGGGCCTGCTGCAGAACCAGGGCCGGCGCGTGGCGCTGGTCACCGACGGCCGCCTGTCCGGCGCCTCGGGCAAGATTCCTGCGGCGATCCATGTGACGCCGGAAGCGGCGCGGGGTGGTCCGCTGGCCAAGGTTCGCGAGGGCGACATGATCCGCCTCGATGGCGAGGCCGGCACGCTGGAAGTGCTGGTGGACGCAGCCGAATGGGCTGCACGTCCGCTGGCGCCGAACACCGCGCCTGCCGCGCATGATCTGGGCCGCAACCTGTTCGCGATCAACCGTCGTGTGGTGGGTCCGGCCGACCAGGGTGCGATTTCGATTTCGTGCGGGCCGGCGGCGGCTGATGGTGGGCCGTGGGAGTACGACGCGGAATACGAGCTGGGGCACGATGCCGCGGCGGCGGCGGCGCCGCATGAGGCGAAAGACGCCTGA
- the pgl gene encoding 6-phosphogluconolactonase, with protein MSPTTFHDDRIEFIQHGDADGWIEAVAAEMAQTLNHDINEVGRARILLSGGTTPAPVYQALAELDVHWDRVEVSLADERWLSPQDRDSNAWLVRENLLKRAEGAHFDPLVRIGKPLPECVYTANLQAQHSQPPSLVALGMGNDGHTASLFPGSKDLARALESTLPYAALDATGCPGANQWPLRITLTPHGLRQCRQRLLLLRGKQKLQVLRQALDSNDAQQYPILNAINLEGARLRVHWAD; from the coding sequence ATGAGCCCCACCACCTTCCACGACGACCGCATCGAGTTCATCCAGCACGGCGATGCCGATGGCTGGATCGAGGCGGTGGCCGCCGAGATGGCGCAGACCCTCAACCACGACATCAACGAAGTGGGCCGCGCCCGCATCCTGTTGTCCGGCGGCACCACGCCGGCACCGGTGTACCAGGCGCTGGCCGAACTGGACGTGCACTGGGACCGCGTGGAAGTGAGCCTGGCCGATGAGCGCTGGCTGTCGCCGCAGGATCGCGACAGCAATGCCTGGCTGGTGCGCGAGAATCTGCTCAAGCGCGCCGAAGGTGCGCATTTCGATCCGCTGGTGCGCATCGGCAAGCCGCTTCCGGAATGCGTGTACACCGCCAACCTGCAGGCGCAGCACAGCCAACCGCCGAGCCTGGTGGCGCTGGGCATGGGCAACGACGGCCACACCGCCTCGCTGTTCCCCGGCTCGAAGGACCTGGCCCGCGCACTGGAAAGCACCCTGCCCTACGCGGCGCTGGATGCCACCGGCTGCCCGGGCGCGAACCAGTGGCCGCTGCGCATCACGCTGACCCCGCATGGCCTGCGCCAGTGCCGCCAGCGCCTGCTGCTGCTGCGCGGCAAGCAGAAGCTGCAGGTACTGCGCCAGGCGCTGGACAGCAATGACGCCCAGCAGTACCCCATCCTCAATGCGATCAACCTGGAAGGCGCGCGCCTGCGCGTCCACTGGGCTGATTGA
- the glk gene encoding glucokinase: protein MSASSQPVLVADIGGTNARFALADTSQDAPLQKDSIREYAVAEFPSLGDAARHHLEQIGATASRGVFAVAGRVDGDEARITNHPWVISRSRTAAMLGFNELHLINDFAAQAMAISLLQPDDVVQVGGAAWVPGKPGQPRNYAVIGPGTGLGVGGLILRHGRCYPLETEGGHVSFPPGTPEEIRILEILSEQFGRVSNERLICGPGLVNIHRAVCEMAGIDPGQLQPVDVTARALHGDPQAMRTVDVFCAVFGAIAGDLVLTQGAWDGVFLTGGLTPKMLDSLQHSGFRQRFEHKGRFSSIMARVPSLAVMHPHAGLLGAAAYAADAERDAPGVAA from the coding sequence ATGAGTGCCAGCTCGCAGCCGGTGCTGGTCGCCGACATCGGCGGTACCAACGCCCGCTTCGCCCTGGCCGACACCTCGCAGGACGCACCGCTGCAGAAGGACAGCATCCGCGAGTACGCGGTGGCGGAGTTCCCGTCGCTGGGTGATGCCGCGCGCCACCATCTGGAACAGATCGGCGCCACGGCCAGCCGCGGCGTGTTCGCGGTGGCCGGTCGCGTCGACGGTGACGAAGCGCGCATCACCAACCACCCGTGGGTGATCTCGCGCAGCCGCACCGCCGCCATGCTCGGCTTCAACGAGCTTCACCTGATCAACGACTTCGCCGCACAGGCGATGGCGATTTCGCTGCTGCAGCCCGATGACGTGGTCCAGGTCGGCGGTGCCGCCTGGGTGCCGGGCAAACCCGGCCAGCCGCGCAACTACGCGGTGATCGGGCCGGGTACGGGCTTGGGTGTCGGTGGCCTGATCCTGCGCCACGGCCGCTGCTACCCGCTGGAAACCGAAGGCGGCCATGTCAGCTTCCCGCCGGGAACGCCGGAGGAGATCCGCATCCTGGAGATCCTGTCCGAACAGTTCGGCCGCGTCTCCAACGAGCGCCTGATCTGCGGCCCTGGCCTGGTCAACATCCATCGCGCGGTATGCGAGATGGCCGGCATCGATCCGGGCCAACTGCAGCCGGTGGACGTGACCGCCCGCGCCCTGCACGGTGACCCGCAGGCGATGCGCACCGTCGATGTGTTCTGCGCCGTGTTCGGCGCCATCGCGGGCGACCTGGTGCTGACCCAGGGCGCGTGGGACGGCGTGTTCCTGACCGGCGGGCTGACCCCGAAGATGCTCGATTCGCTGCAGCACTCTGGGTTCCGCCAGCGCTTCGAACACAAGGGCCGCTTCTCCTCGATCATGGCGCGGGTGCCCTCGTTGGCCGTGATGCACCCCCACGCCGGACTACTGGGCGCCGCCGCCTATGCCGCCGACGCCGAACGTGACGCACCTGGAGTTGCCGCATGA
- the zwf gene encoding glucose-6-phosphate dehydrogenase — protein sequence MHDTLFLFGATGDLAQRYLFPSLLRLLGDGLLPEDFRIRALALSGHDTEAFHDILRPRLQQAMPMATQDDISALLRRIDYRSVDLRDVDSVAAAVSDLVHRKCVSYLAIPPGLYISTCEGLAKGGALAAPARLMLEKPIGSDSESAEEIISTIGQWIDEDRVFRLDHYLGKAAVQNLIALRFGNTLLEAVWNRNYIESVHILVAESEGVDGRDAYYARSGALRDMVQSHILQLLCMVAMEPPASLEADRIRDEKVKVLRALRPLDARHAARDSIRGRYTAGTINGQPAQAYQPPEGSDVETFAGVTAHIDNWRWSGVPFHLVTGKRLPERTTRVVVTLKPVTHWLFERPQRAQAAPNRLVFQLQPQENIELGLMSSLAGPEWGALELHPLELELSVPTGLHRRIAYERLFLDAFNGNHTLFVRDDEVRAAWAWIDSVADAWKDAKLPLEPYPAGQWGPANAGEFLPQGVDAPDSGASA from the coding sequence ATGCACGACACCCTCTTCCTGTTCGGTGCCACAGGTGATCTGGCCCAGCGCTACCTGTTCCCTTCGCTGCTTCGCCTGCTTGGCGACGGCCTGCTGCCGGAGGACTTCCGCATCCGTGCGCTGGCCCTGTCCGGGCATGACACCGAAGCCTTCCATGACATCCTGCGGCCGCGCCTGCAGCAGGCCATGCCGATGGCCACGCAGGACGACATCAGCGCCCTGCTGCGCCGCATCGACTATCGTTCGGTGGACCTGCGCGACGTCGACTCGGTTGCCGCCGCGGTCTCCGACCTGGTGCACCGCAAGTGCGTCAGCTACCTGGCCATTCCGCCGGGCCTGTACATCTCCACCTGCGAAGGCCTGGCCAAGGGTGGCGCCCTCGCCGCACCGGCACGCCTGATGCTGGAGAAGCCGATCGGCAGCGACAGCGAGAGCGCCGAGGAAATCATCAGCACCATCGGCCAGTGGATCGACGAGGACCGCGTGTTCCGCCTCGACCACTACCTGGGCAAGGCCGCAGTGCAGAACCTGATCGCGCTGCGCTTCGGTAACACGCTGCTGGAAGCGGTATGGAACCGCAACTACATCGAATCAGTGCACATCCTGGTGGCCGAGAGCGAGGGCGTGGATGGCCGCGACGCCTACTACGCCCGCTCCGGCGCGCTGCGCGACATGGTGCAGAGCCACATCCTGCAGCTGCTGTGCATGGTGGCGATGGAGCCGCCGGCCTCGCTGGAAGCCGATCGCATCCGCGACGAGAAGGTCAAGGTGCTGCGCGCGCTGCGTCCGCTCGATGCCAGGCACGCCGCGCGTGACAGCATCCGCGGCCGCTACACCGCCGGCACCATCAACGGCCAGCCGGCGCAGGCCTACCAGCCGCCGGAAGGCAGCGACGTGGAAACCTTCGCCGGGGTCACCGCGCACATCGACAACTGGCGCTGGAGCGGCGTGCCGTTCCACTTGGTCACCGGCAAGCGCCTGCCCGAGCGCACCACCCGCGTGGTGGTCACGCTGAAGCCGGTCACCCACTGGCTGTTCGAGCGCCCGCAGCGCGCCCAGGCCGCACCGAACCGCCTGGTGTTCCAGCTGCAGCCGCAGGAGAACATCGAACTGGGCCTGATGAGCAGCCTGGCCGGCCCGGAATGGGGCGCGCTGGAACTGCATCCGCTGGAACTGGAACTGTCGGTGCCGACCGGCCTGCATCGCCGCATCGCGTACGAACGCCTGTTCCTGGATGCGTTCAACGGCAACCACACCTTGTTCGTGCGTGACGACGAAGTGCGCGCCGCCTGGGCGTGGATCGACAGCGTCGCCGACGCCTGGAAGGATGCCAAGCTGCCTCTGGAACCCTACCCCGCCGGCCAGTGGGGCCCGGCCAACGCGGGCGAGTTCCTGCCGCAGGGCGTGGACGCGCCGGACAGCGGAGCGTCGGCATGA